A segment of the Ipomoea triloba cultivar NCNSP0323 chromosome 1, ASM357664v1 genome:
ctTTTCTGCACCCACTGACCCACTTCTAAGAAATTTGAGCTTGTTTGAAGGATGGCAGTGagcattaaatatttaaatagatGAAAATTATTACTTTGATTCCTAAATATTATTCCCaatttatacgggaggtggtgggttcgagcctcagtagaggcaatagttactcttgtgcttcaataggttgagaaagtagttatgaacagatactgcattgtaatagagttagtagtattcaaaaaaaaaaaatattattcccaatttataatttttttttcaaaatttggaTCTTTTGGGATCCACAagatagaaaataatttatcattcaTTACCAcatcaaaaagtaaaaatgaGGAAGTAgagattaaaattttatgtaataGAACTCGAAATAGATTTATGTTTTTAACTCCTCTGGATGgtgacaaaataaaatttgtcaaaatacaATTTTGGTTGGACAGCATGACTCCATATATGTCTatcttttttttggtaaatttacagggtctttctctccgtccgtttaacggtccggggtccacccatgttcgctccgagaggcacgggagctggcccagggggaatcgtcacttgtgagaattgAACCCGGTTCTctcgaaattcctccccacaaaatATATGTCTATCTTTGGTACTTAATAGATGTTACCGATATGATAATTATATACAAGTCATATCATGGATAATTATGTCTTTCAAACTATGatagaaattagaaattaaacAATTTTGCTTTTGCATGGGATGCATTAAGAGATCACTTTTAGGTATGGGTATGTTTGGGCAATTGTTAGATGAAGTCAGCAACTCCTCTTGAGAAAGTTGATGTCTTTGACAAAGTAGATAATGGTATGATTGGTATCACAAGCTTTAACGTTTAAGGTGTGAGAATAAAGGGAGTGGCTGTCAATTTTGGCTATAAAGTAATAAGCAAAAAAAATTTGGCAGATTATATTCTTCATGCTCTTTGGAACTCTCTGTTACTCTTTCACTTTTCAAACAATTTTCAATGAGGTTTTGGTCTTGATCACCACTGAATGTTTGCAAAACCTTAAACTTGTGTAAAAACAGTAAACACAAACTTGAATTGTGAATTGGCTCTCACATCTATCTGCCTTCAGTCATGGAAACAGTGATTTCATTTCTGGAGCTGTGTGACCTGGAATCAGAATCCAACAACCTTTGGAATGTGAAAGTGGGTTGTTTTGGCTGAGGAATATCTGTTTCACTGCAAAGCATCAACACTACATTTGACATTGTAGGTCTGTCTGATGCATGGTCCTGCACACAAAGCAGCCCTATCCTTATGCACCGTAGAGATTCTGTAAACGAACACGAGTTGGAAATTGATTCGTCTATTAGATCAACTTCCCTGCTTTCGATCCATAATTGCCATGCCTGAAACAGTTCCCAAAAAAACTTgaataaataagaattgaacagatactgcattataacagagtcagtagtactaaaaaaaaaaaagaattgaagaaaataaatttaatacttgTGAAATACTGTAATCTATTGTCTGAAATCATGCACTTACATGATTGAGAAGGCTGAAATTTTCTTCATTGTTATGGATTTCACAGTTTCTCCTACCACTAACAACCTCTAACAGTAATACTCCAAAGCTATAAACATCCGACTTCTCAGAAAATAGTCCTCTCATGACGTATTCAGGTGACATATAACCACTGCAACAAAATTGGGGtaaacttttattttcattttcatacaAGAtgtcactatatatatatgaaagaatTTAAGATATGTGAGTGATGATTGAAGAAGGAAGCTTACAAGGTTCCCACAACCCTATGAGTATTTGCTAGTTCTTCTGTCACCCTGAATGATCTTGCCAACCCGAAATCCGAGATTTTTGGATTCATGTCTTCATCTAACAAAATATTGCTAGCTTTGAGATCTCGGTGAATAATCCTCAAACAGGAATCGCGGTGGAGATAGACAAGTCCTCTAGCTATCCCTTGTATTATGTTGAGGCGTTTTGCCCAATCGATCTGTACCTTTTTCATTAGATCTGTTCAGATGTATCATTGAACAAAtgaaatgaattttaatttggcCATTTGGGCATATATACAAGTAAACGTGAAGTTTTAAAAGAACTGTAAAGTTTGCAACATtgtattccagattaagcaaaTGTAAAGTATTACCAAAGAGAATAGTATCCAagcttttatttttcatatgatCATAGATCAGTAACTTCTCTTCCCCATGAATGTTGTAACCTAATAACCGAACAAGATTCCTGTGTTGGAGTTTGGAGATGAGCAATATTTCATTCTTGAACTCTTCAGTGCCTTGTCCTGAAAAACAAGATAGTCTTTTTGCTGCTATTTCCTGCCCATCTGTTAATATCCCTTACACATACATACAAGATTATTAGTAGTTATTATCAATCCCATATTCATGCATCATTATCTTCTACAAAGGGCACAATAATACGGATGAGAAACCATCGTATCATAACCTTATAAACGGGACCAAATCCTCCTGCACCAAGCTTGTTATCATCATTGAAGTTGTTGGTAGCGGCCACTAGTTCATCGAAACCAATCATTGGTAGCTCTAATGAATCCCCTAGTAATTCAAGACTTTCTTCTTTTCGTATAACTATATGACAATCAGGTGAATCAGGTAACATGAGAATCAACCACCAACTATATCAATTGGattgatggattttaattaaaCCGAGTAGTCCAAATTAGCCAAAACCAGTAATCAAcgaataaataataaaagagaAGGTAGTAAGCTTGGATTACAAGACAGACTGTGATGTCTTGACAAGACAATTAGAAGAAATTTATACTATGCTTGCCTGGTAAGCACCCCTAAGAAAAGGGTGGGTGATTAGAGCTATTTTGACCATGTTCACACGCTCCTCATGGCCTCACTACCGGGCCTTGACTAGCCGAGGCCGAGCATCGTGCTTGGCCTCGGGCGCCTTGAGGCTGAGCGTTGGGCTAGGCCTTGGGCGCCCTGAGGCCGAGCGCTGGGCTAGGCCTCTGGGCCTGCTGGGTTTGCCTTAATTCGTCTTCTCGGATTGACTTGCTCCAGTCTCATCTCCAATATATCCATCATGGATTACATTAttgtattaatataataatctaAGACATATATACTCAcctcttcttttctttcttgcaGCCAATGCATGAAAGCCATAGCAGGTAGTTATGGTTAGGAGGAGGATGAGCAGCCCTGTGATTATCCATACTGATGATGCAACTAAAGCCCTTCGTTGTCTTCCCTTTTTGTTGGATCCTAGGAACATAAATCACATGTACAATTCGACCAAGAAatcatgaaattaaagaaacaatcatcatatcatcaactGATCAAAAAACTGTGTTTACATAAATCCAAACTACCATTAAGTTGAGAGACAACAGACGCCATTCGAATGTACAGATCCTGTCCTTCACTATAATACAATTTCATGTCTGCTAACTCATCACCATACCACACAGCACACCCAACACCTTCAGCCCAAGCATAGGCCGAACAGGAACAATTACCTAAGCAAACCTTTTCACAATCCTTTGAACTCATTAATGATGTCCTGTTTTTCCCAACCATCTTCGAGTTCGCAGGCAATTTTATCCCTGTGATCTTCCTAAACCCTTGCAATTCACTGCAATTCAATGGCGTCCTTCGAACACAACCCCCCGACCACTGAAGCGATTCCCAATCGAGAGGCAATCTCGGCTCGAACCCATCCACACATTCACATAAAGGCAGCCTGTTGGCGTTGCAAAGGCTGTTATTACCACAAACTCCATATTTATCGCATTGATCAACTTGAATGGGAGTACTGAACCATTCACCTTTGTTCTTGTGGTTCCAGATATAGAATTTTAGCAGCCCTGTCTGGTTCACCACGAATCTTGAAATGGTTGAGTTTTGGAGACACTGAAATGTGCAGTATGCGTTTTCATCGTTGCAAATACACGTTTGCTTAAATATGCCTTTGTAGAAATCGCCCAAAGAGTATCTTCCGAACTTTCTGCCATCCCAGGTTCCATCTCTGAATTGCACGGTTGAATTCTTGCGGAGGGTAAAGGTAGGCAGTCCAAGAAGGTCCAGTCTGTAGGTGAAACTAAAATCCCCCGTGGAGGGGTCGTCTGGGGTTCTCCAGGATGTTAGGTACCattcttgttttgttttcaggttcaatccaagcttcatcCCGGGAAGCAGTGTATCGCCTGGTAGGGTGAATAAATTAATCCGGGTGACCCGaattaattaaaccaaataaGTAATAAAGACAAATTATTGAGTAGAAAAGCCAAATATATAGCTAATGTAATGTGATTATAATGATTGATTGTGATGTTTCAACAAGACAATTATGATCAAATTTATACTAATCTTGCTCCTCAACCGTTCCCCGCGAGAAAAAGGCGGGTAGATGCACTTGTTTTGACCATGTTCATACCCCGTCCATCCTCGTGGCCGGGCTTTGACCAGTCAAGGCCCAACATCGATCTCGACCTTGGTGACTGAGCAACCGAGCGACAATTATGTCTTGGACCCggatcaaaatacacaatttatatactgaatgttcacaacttacatactgaatattcacaatttaaactgtgaacattcagtatgtaaattgttaacattaatatttaatatctaAATTGTAATCAGTAATATGTAAATTtaacaatgtatataaaattgtgaacatttaatatgtaaattgtaaacataataccgtatataaattgtgaacatttagtatataaaattgtaaacatttagtatataaattgtgtattttaattgGCGGATCCAAatccatagaataatttgccataacCCATGCCTAGGGCTGGACTCGGCCTTTGGCAACCGAGGCGGAGCACTGGACTTGGCCTTTGGCAACCGAGGCTAAGCGCTGGGCTCGGCCTCAGAGCTCCAAAAGTAGTTGGACCCGCTTTGCTCTGCCTTATCGGGTCAATTTATCCCGGATCAATccctaatatatccatcacctGGATAGTCGAAGCTTTGCCAAAGGAAGCTATCCCCATTCTTCACCACCAGGTTACCGTTGTCCAGAAGCTGCAGAACAGGATTCTTGATTCCTGGAGACCATGAATTTGACCTCCAAACTATATTTGCTTGATTCTTCGTATTGCCGCTGCTACTGATGATTAAATCTCCCATGGGTGTGAGCCTGATGACACCGGACAAATCCGGAATTGGATTATTGTTGTTGGCAACCCAAACCACAGTCTGTTCCGGCACATTTCCGAACCAAATTCCGAGGTATCGGTATCTTGAGCTCCCCGGACTAAAGAATCCTAGGACAAACGTTTGACTAGCGGAGACAAGTGTTGTTCCGCTGCCATCTGAGAGTGTTTGGTTCGTAGCTAAGGTATCAACAGCTACTGAAAAATCGAGGTTGGAAATGATAGATGATtccaagaagatgaagaagaagatgagcaTAGCAGATGATCTTGATCGAATACCCTTTTCAATAAGTTTGTAGCTGAATTTGAGATTGTGCAGTAGTAAATTAAAGCGCTTAATGATTTAtgcataattaataattttgactTTTCTGCACCAGTTCTAAGGATATTTGAGCGTGTTTGAAGAATGGCAGTGAAAAGCATTAAGTTGATTTATGTTTCTAACTCCTTTGGATGGTGACATAatgaaatttatcaaaatagaattaatttcTATGCTTTGATTGAACAGCATGTATGGACCATATATGTTTAATCTTTCTTACGTGAAAGAGATGTGAAGTTGCATTTTCAATAGCCTCCTTTGCTGGAAGCCTGGAACTTATTTGATTTTCTGGCTCTACTCCAAGCCTGGACAGCATGTCTGGACCATTTTCATGGCTCTACTCCAAGTATGGTAATTGCTCTCG
Coding sequences within it:
- the LOC116033033 gene encoding G-type lectin S-receptor-like serine/threonine-protein kinase At1g11280, which codes for MKKVQIDWAKRLNIIQGIARGLVYLHRDSCLRIIHRDLKASNILLDEDMNPKISDFGLARSFRVTEELANTHRVVGTFGYMSPEYVMRGLFSEKSDVYSFGVLLLEVVSGRRNCEIHNNEENFSLLNHAWQLWIESREVDLIDESISNSCSFTESLRCIRIGLLCVQDHASDRPTMSNVVLMLCSETDIPQPKQPTFTFQRLLDSDSRSHSSRNEITVSMTEGR
- the LOC116026327 gene encoding G-type lectin S-receptor-like serine/threonine-protein kinase At4g27290; the protein is MLIFFFIFLESSIISNLDFSVAVDTLATNQTLSDGSGTTLVSASQTFVLGFFSPGSSRYRYLGIWFGNVPEQTVVWVANNNNPIPDLSGVIRLTPMGDLIISSSGNTKNQANIVWRSNSWSPGIKNPVLQLLDNGNLVVKNGDSFLWQSFDYPGDTLLPGMKLGLNLKTKQEWYLTSWRTPDDPSTGDFSFTYRLDLLGLPTFTLRKNSTVQFRDGTWDGRKFGRYSLGDFYKGIFKQTCICNDENAYCTFQCLQNSTISRFVVNQTGLLKFYIWNHKNKGEWFSTPIQVDQCDKYGVCGNNSLCNANRLPLCECVDGFEPRLPLDWESLQWSGGCVRRTPLNCSELQGFRKITGIKLPANSKMVGKNRTSLMSSKDCEKVCLGNCSCSAYAWAEGVGCAVWYGDELADMKLYYSEGQDLYIRMASVVSQLNGSNKKGRQRRALVASSVWIITGLLILLLTITTCYGFHALAARKKRRVIRKEESLELLGDSLELPMIGFDELVAATNNFNDDNKLGAGGFGPVYKMGRK